One segment of Trichlorobacter ammonificans DNA contains the following:
- the efp gene encoding elongation factor P, whose product MLSVADLKKGIKLIIDGDPYVVTHFDFVKPGKGQALYKCKMKNMISGITLDRTYRSGENFEPASMDERDMEYLYKEGTHYTFMDQQSYEQVVMEEDAVGDAKNFLLENTKVSVLLFGDKPIGVTLPNFINLRVTQTDPWVKGDTSGNDSKPATVETGYVLRVPPFIEEGELIVIDTRTGEYSTRVKG is encoded by the coding sequence ATGCTGTCCGTTGCAGACCTGAAAAAAGGCATCAAGCTGATCATCGACGGCGATCCCTACGTGGTCACCCACTTCGATTTCGTGAAGCCCGGCAAGGGCCAGGCCCTTTACAAGTGCAAGATGAAGAACATGATCAGCGGCATCACCCTTGACCGCACCTACCGCTCCGGCGAGAACTTCGAGCCTGCCAGCATGGACGAGCGGGACATGGAGTACCTCTACAAGGAGGGAACCCACTACACCTTCATGGACCAGCAGAGCTACGAGCAGGTGGTGATGGAGGAGGATGCCGTGGGCGATGCCAAGAACTTCCTGCTGGAAAACACCAAGGTGTCGGTGCTGCTCTTCGGCGACAAGCCGATCGGCGTCACCCTGCCCAACTTCATCAACCTGCGGGTCACCCAGACCGATCCCTGGGTCAAGGGAGACACCTCCGGTAACGACTCCAAGCCGGCCACCGTGGAAACCGGCTACGTGCTGCGGGTTCCCCCCTTCATCGAAGAGGGTGAACTGATCGTCATCGATACCCGGACCGGCGAGTATTCCACCCGCGTCAAGGGTTAA